One genomic segment of Manis pentadactyla isolate mManPen7 chromosome 1, mManPen7.hap1, whole genome shotgun sequence includes these proteins:
- the CAMP gene encoding cathelicidin antimicrobial peptide isoform X2, with the protein MGTQRDSPSWQGPPLLFLLLGLAVPPATAQAFSYREAVLRTVEGFNQRSSEPNLYRLLQLDPLPEDDEDQGAVKPVSFTLKETVCPRTSQQPPEQCDFKENGPLRTKRFRKLGNLLQKGGEKIGQKIERIGQKIKDFFSNLVPRQDGA; encoded by the exons ATGGGCACCCAGAGGGACAGCCCCTCCTGGCAGGGGCCGCCCCTGCTGTTCCTGCTGCTGGGCCTGGCGGTCCCTCCGGCCACGGCCCAGGCCTTCAGCTACAGGGAGGCCGTGCTGCGCACTGTGGAGGGCTTCAACCAGCGGTCCTCAGAGCCCAACCTCTACCGCCTCCTCCAGCTGGATCCACTGCCCGAGGAC GATGAGGACCAGGGTGCTGTGAAGCCTGTGAGCTTCACGCTGAAGGAGACTGTGTGTCCCCGCACATCACAGCAGCCGCCGGAGCAGTGtgactttaaggagaacggg CCCCTGCGTACCAAGAGATTTCGCAAGCTGGGTAATCTCCTCCAGAAAGGTGGGGAGAAGATTGGCCAGAAAATTGAGAGAATTGGCCAGAAGATCAAGGATTTCTTTTCAAATCTTGTGCCCAGACAAGATGGGGCCTAG
- the NME6 gene encoding nucleoside diphosphate kinase 6 — MAALVRSTQALQLTLALIKPDAVAHPLILEAVHQQILSNKFLIVRMRELLWRREDCQKFYQEHEGRFFYQRLVEFMASGPIRAYILAHMDAIQLWRTLMGPTRVFRARHVAPDSIRGSLGLTDTRNTTHGSDSVASARREIVAFFPDFSERRWYEEEEPQWRCGPVHYSPGAGTHRAAGRVAQGQPGAHLPGSEDWSH; from the exons ATGGCCGCCCTCGTGCGAAGCACTCAGGCTCTCCAGCTCACGCTGGCCCTGATCAAGCCTGACGCGGTTGCTCACCCACTGATTCTGGAG GCTGTTCACCAGCAGATTCTGAGCAACAAGTTCCTTATTGTACGAATGAGAGAACTTCTGTGGAGGAGAGAAGATTGCCAGAAGTTTTACCAAGAGCATGAAG GGCGTTTTTTCTATCAGCGGCTGGTGGAGTTCATGGCCAG TGGGCCAATCCGAGCCTACATCCTCGCCCACATGGACGCCATCCAGCTCTGGCGGACACTGATGGGACCCACCAGAGTGTTCCGAGCTCGCCATGTGGCACCAGATTCGATTCGTGGGAGCCTGGGCCTCACCGACACCCGCAACACAACCCACGGCTCCG ACTCTGTGGCCTCAGCCAGGAGGGAAATCGTCGCCTTCTTCCCTGACTTCAGCGAGCGGCGCTGGTATGAGGAAGAGGAGCCCCAGTGGCGCTGTGGCCCTGTGCACTACAGCCCCGGGGCGGGCACCCACCGTGCAGCGGGCCGGGTGGCCCAGGGCCAGCCGGGCGCACACCTGCCAGGCTCTGAGGACTGGAGCCATTGA
- the CAMP gene encoding cathelicidin antimicrobial peptide isoform X1 produces MGTQRDSPSWQGPPLLFLLLGLAVPPATAQAFSYREAVLRTVEGFNQRSSEPNLYRLLQLDPLPEDDEDQGAVKPVSFTLKETVCPRTSQQPPEQCDFKENGLVKQCLGTIILDPDEGYFDISCDEPLRTKRFRKLGNLLQKGGEKIGQKIERIGQKIKDFFSNLVPRQDGA; encoded by the exons ATGGGCACCCAGAGGGACAGCCCCTCCTGGCAGGGGCCGCCCCTGCTGTTCCTGCTGCTGGGCCTGGCGGTCCCTCCGGCCACGGCCCAGGCCTTCAGCTACAGGGAGGCCGTGCTGCGCACTGTGGAGGGCTTCAACCAGCGGTCCTCAGAGCCCAACCTCTACCGCCTCCTCCAGCTGGATCCACTGCCCGAGGAC GATGAGGACCAGGGTGCTGTGAAGCCTGTGAGCTTCACGCTGAAGGAGACTGTGTGTCCCCGCACATCACAGCAGCCGCCGGAGCAGTGtgactttaaggagaacggg CTGGTGAAACAGTGCCTGGGTACAATCATCCTAGACCCCGACGAGGGCTACTTCGACATCAGCTGTGATGAG CCCCTGCGTACCAAGAGATTTCGCAAGCTGGGTAATCTCCTCCAGAAAGGTGGGGAGAAGATTGGCCAGAAAATTGAGAGAATTGGCCAGAAGATCAAGGATTTCTTTTCAAATCTTGTGCCCAGACAAGATGGGGCCTAG